A single window of Micrococcaceae bacterium Sec5.1 DNA harbors:
- a CDS encoding RNA polymerase sigma factor, which yields MQRRQPAHTKRPFEAVVQEHGGTVLRVCRAVVGLHDADDAWSETFLAALQAYGALPADANLEAWLVTIAHRKCIDLIRSSNRRALPVDEPPERPSKIGIPGDSQAELLNAVGQLPPKQRQAVAYHYLAGLPYRDIASLLGGTPDAARRAGSDGVKALRSMLRDEPESVRALLVHSTAVTTSSVPASAKGEIR from the coding sequence AGCCGGCCCACACCAAGAGGCCATTCGAAGCAGTCGTCCAGGAACATGGCGGCACTGTGCTCCGGGTATGCCGTGCCGTGGTGGGCCTTCACGATGCCGACGACGCGTGGTCCGAAACCTTTCTTGCGGCTTTGCAGGCTTATGGCGCCCTCCCTGCGGATGCCAACCTTGAGGCCTGGCTCGTCACTATTGCGCATCGGAAATGCATCGACCTCATCCGTTCCAGTAATCGGCGCGCTTTGCCTGTCGATGAGCCACCCGAGCGGCCTTCGAAAATTGGCATTCCGGGTGACAGCCAAGCGGAGCTACTCAACGCCGTCGGGCAGTTGCCACCTAAACAACGCCAGGCAGTGGCCTACCACTATTTGGCCGGCCTCCCATATAGGGACATTGCGTCACTTCTCGGCGGGACACCAGATGCCGCACGACGTGCGGGGTCCGACGGTGTGAAAGCCCTCCGTTCCATGCTCCGAGACGAGCCCGAATCCGTACGAGCCCTCCTGGTTCATTCCACGGCCGTGACTACATCATCCGTCCCAGCATCGGCGAAAGGAGAAATCCGATGA
- a CDS encoding methylated-DNA--[protein]-cysteine S-methyltransferase, which produces MTLESLSDRAAVATLLQPLDAGIEPALASLHARLVRSAQESHSLDIAYMVVDSPVGKLLLAATEHGVVRVAFERENHEAVLELLANTVSPRILHAPSRLEAAARQLDEYFSGTRKDFNLPLDFQLARGFRLNVLHHLPQIAYGRTESYAQVAQAAGSPKAVRAVGTACATNPLPVIVPCHRVVKSDGTFGGYLGGTAAKRRLLTLEAAA; this is translated from the coding sequence ATGACTCTTGAATCCCTTTCGGACCGCGCCGCGGTTGCCACACTACTTCAACCCCTCGACGCCGGAATCGAGCCTGCCCTGGCCAGCCTCCATGCGAGGCTTGTCCGCTCTGCACAGGAAAGCCATTCCCTGGACATTGCTTACATGGTGGTGGACTCTCCTGTGGGCAAGCTGCTTTTGGCGGCTACGGAGCATGGTGTGGTGCGCGTAGCGTTTGAGCGTGAGAACCACGAGGCCGTATTGGAGTTGCTGGCCAACACGGTGAGTCCCCGCATTCTGCATGCGCCATCTCGGCTTGAGGCCGCTGCCCGCCAATTGGACGAGTATTTCAGCGGCACCCGTAAAGATTTCAACCTTCCCTTGGATTTCCAGCTCGCACGCGGGTTCCGCCTCAACGTCCTCCACCATCTGCCGCAGATCGCCTACGGAAGGACCGAAAGTTACGCACAGGTGGCCCAGGCCGCCGGCAGCCCCAAAGCTGTGCGCGCCGTTGGAACGGCTTGCGCCACCAACCCGCTGCCGGTCATCGTTCCTTGCCACCGCGTGGTGAAGTCCGACGGCACTTTCGGCGGTTACCTCGGCGGAACGGCAGCGAAGCGAAGGCTCCTCACGCTTGAGGCTGCCGCATGA